A region of Flavobacterium album DNA encodes the following proteins:
- a CDS encoding thioredoxin family protein, which produces MKIIISLLLLLTMAIGYGQKSYTVTFEDLPQKLGTEPRPILVKVYTTWCSVCRIQDKKIESHKELQQLLADKCYFVELDAESRKTILFNNREYRFLGNGSGGMQSLAAALANPKDGYPTWVLLDSNYKFIGKHNGLVEAEQLKALLSNQ; this is translated from the coding sequence ATGAAAATTATAATATCCCTACTTTTATTGCTTACAATGGCCATTGGCTACGGCCAAAAAAGCTACACTGTCACTTTTGAGGACCTGCCGCAAAAACTGGGTACCGAGCCCAGGCCTATACTGGTAAAAGTATATACTACATGGTGTTCTGTCTGCAGGATCCAGGACAAGAAAATAGAAAGCCATAAGGAATTGCAGCAGCTGTTAGCAGATAAATGCTACTTCGTAGAACTGGATGCCGAATCGCGGAAAACCATTCTCTTCAACAATCGGGAGTACCGGTTCTTAGGTAACGGGAGTGGCGGTATGCAGAGCCTTGCCGCCGCTTTGGCCAACCCTAAAGACGGTTATCCTACGTGGGTGCTACTTGACAGCAATTACAAATTTATCGGCAAGCATAATGGGTTAGTAGAAGCAGAACAATTAAAAGCGTTGCTGTCTAATCAATAG
- a CDS encoding TonB-dependent receptor — protein MKIWTQLLLLISSLSFYGQTGAVSGKVTDGHDGIPAASIIVSPIGYSLATDEDGNYFIKDIPYGNYEIIFSAVGFKTIRKKIAIDKPEAILLTIVMEEDNLALEEVVITGTMKEVSRSESPIPVEIITPKLFKKNPTASLFEAVGMINGVQPQLNCNVCNTGDIHINGMEGPYTMILIDGMPIVSALSTVYGLSGIPNSIVERIEVVKGPASSLYGSEAMGGIINVITKSPVKAPIISADTFVTSWGELSMDGAVKINTGKATSLLGLNYFNYNHRADKNGDNFTDVTQQNRISVFNKWNFEREENRVFSLAGRYVYEDRWGGELNWSKKWRGSDSIYGESIYTKRAEMIGLYQLPATERIFTQFSYNWHDQNSYYGYTPYMATQQVAFVQTYWDKQFGEGHTFLLGAAFRYTEYDDNTPATASADGTSNQPQRTPLPGVFIQDEWHLNDNHKLLGGYRFDYDKNHGGVHSPRAAYKFSPNANNTIRASFGTGFRVVNLFTEDHAALTGARDVVIAEALKPERSYNGNLNYILKIPTESFFLGFDVTGFYSYFTNKIVGDFDTDPDKIIYDNLKGHAISQGVSLNTDLTFTFPLKVMAGISYMDVFQIEDKGNGAVRSQQLHAPKWSGNLISTYTFRKGVSIDLTANWYGPMRLPILPNDYRPEYSPWFCIANIQMTKKFDYGLEFYGGIKNLFDFVPKDPILRPFDPFDKHVDDPVNNPNGYTFDPSYNYASMQGRRVFLGVRYNLL, from the coding sequence ATGAAAATTTGGACACAACTGCTATTACTAATTAGTTCACTGTCATTTTATGGCCAAACCGGAGCTGTCTCAGGAAAAGTAACCGACGGCCACGACGGTATCCCCGCTGCCTCAATCATTGTGTCGCCCATTGGCTACAGCCTTGCAACAGATGAGGATGGCAATTATTTTATAAAAGACATTCCTTACGGCAATTACGAAATTATTTTCAGCGCTGTCGGCTTCAAAACCATTCGAAAAAAAATAGCAATAGATAAACCTGAAGCAATACTATTAACTATTGTTATGGAAGAAGACAACCTCGCGCTTGAAGAAGTCGTGATAACCGGCACCATGAAAGAGGTAAGCCGCAGCGAAAGCCCCATACCCGTAGAGATCATCACGCCAAAGCTGTTTAAAAAGAACCCGACTGCCAGCCTATTCGAAGCTGTTGGGATGATAAACGGCGTGCAGCCCCAGCTCAACTGCAATGTGTGCAATACGGGCGACATTCATATTAATGGGATGGAAGGGCCTTATACAATGATCCTGATCGATGGCATGCCGATAGTAAGTGCGCTGTCTACCGTATATGGGCTTAGCGGTATACCCAATAGCATTGTGGAGCGTATTGAAGTGGTAAAGGGCCCGGCATCATCACTCTACGGATCGGAAGCAATGGGCGGCATCATCAATGTAATAACCAAGTCGCCTGTGAAAGCACCAATAATAAGTGCGGATACTTTTGTTACGAGTTGGGGCGAGCTCAGCATGGATGGTGCGGTGAAGATCAATACCGGAAAGGCCACCTCACTGCTCGGCCTTAATTATTTCAATTACAACCACAGGGCAGACAAAAATGGAGACAATTTTACCGATGTAACGCAACAGAACCGCATCTCTGTCTTCAACAAATGGAATTTTGAAAGGGAAGAAAACCGGGTATTCAGCCTGGCGGGGCGGTATGTATATGAAGACCGCTGGGGCGGCGAGCTCAACTGGAGCAAAAAGTGGCGGGGCAGCGACAGCATTTACGGTGAGAGCATTTACACTAAGCGTGCCGAGATGATAGGCCTTTATCAATTGCCGGCTACAGAGCGGATATTCACGCAATTCTCCTACAACTGGCACGACCAGAACTCTTATTATGGGTACACTCCCTATATGGCTACGCAACAGGTGGCTTTTGTGCAGACGTACTGGGATAAGCAGTTTGGAGAGGGCCATACTTTTTTGCTGGGCGCAGCATTCCGTTATACGGAATATGACGACAACACGCCTGCCACCGCGTCGGCTGACGGTACCTCAAACCAACCGCAGCGCACTCCCCTGCCCGGTGTTTTTATACAGGACGAATGGCACCTGAACGACAATCACAAATTGTTAGGCGGCTACCGCTTTGACTATGATAAGAACCATGGAGGTGTACATTCCCCAAGGGCTGCGTATAAATTCTCGCCGAACGCTAATAATACTATACGCGCCAGTTTCGGGACGGGTTTCCGGGTGGTGAACCTTTTTACCGAAGACCATGCCGCGCTTACCGGCGCCCGTGATGTGGTAATCGCCGAAGCCCTGAAGCCGGAACGGTCATACAACGGGAATCTAAATTATATATTGAAAATACCAACGGAGAGTTTCTTCCTGGGGTTTGACGTTACCGGCTTCTATTCTTATTTTACCAATAAGATCGTGGGGGACTTTGACACTGATCCGGACAAGATCATTTACGACAACCTGAAAGGACATGCCATTTCCCAGGGCGTATCGCTGAATACCGACCTGACATTTACCTTTCCACTAAAAGTGATGGCGGGAATATCATACATGGACGTATTCCAGATAGAAGATAAAGGCAACGGTGCAGTACGAAGCCAGCAGCTGCACGCACCAAAATGGTCGGGTAACTTGATAAGCACATATACATTCCGTAAAGGCGTGAGCATCGACCTGACCGCGAATTGGTACGGCCCGATGCGGCTGCCCATACTGCCGAACGATTACCGTCCGGAATATTCTCCCTGGTTTTGTATTGCCAATATCCAGATGACTAAGAAATTCGACTACGGCCTGGAGTTTTACGGAGGTATAAAAAACCTGTTCGACTTCGTACCGAAAGACCCTATACTCCGCCCGTTCGACCCGTTCGACAAACATGTGGACGACCCGGTGAACAATCCTAACGGCTACACATTCGACCCAAGCTATAACTATGCTTCGATGCAGGGACGTAGGGTGTTTCTGGGAGTGAGGTACAATTTACTTTGA
- a CDS encoding helix-turn-helix domain-containing protein, producing the protein MAKHIDYYYFHSSDDEGFDNKFTFYPNYKHALTIYKNSDLLFTENTSVIRPSEKETIGTYYSINTGSSFSVDLEGKFYKIGVVFNPLGLNHFLDKPLSDAFEPAFGPFRYFGKPLEEVVTQISTLQDAAAKAALLDSFFSKAYCGFNETAVKRAVQEILNSNGTVKVEELSDSIGVNRKTLLRLFKKHLCCSVEEYKKMVMFRNALNYSQQAGDDTTLTDVALYNYYYDQAHYIKHFKSVTMHSPKTLLSKLTHLGNQDVYWNFEE; encoded by the coding sequence GTGGCGAAGCATATTGACTACTACTATTTTCATTCGTCTGATGATGAGGGTTTTGATAATAAATTCACCTTTTATCCCAATTACAAGCACGCGCTTACCATCTACAAAAATTCAGATCTTCTTTTTACGGAAAATACTTCTGTAATACGGCCTTCAGAAAAAGAAACCATTGGTACATATTATTCAATCAATACAGGCAGCAGTTTTTCGGTAGACCTTGAAGGGAAGTTTTACAAGATAGGTGTCGTTTTCAACCCGCTGGGACTGAATCATTTTCTGGATAAGCCGTTATCAGATGCCTTTGAACCTGCTTTCGGGCCGTTCCGTTATTTCGGGAAACCTTTGGAAGAGGTCGTTACCCAAATTTCAACCCTTCAGGATGCCGCTGCTAAAGCCGCACTGCTCGACTCATTTTTCAGCAAGGCTTACTGCGGGTTTAATGAAACTGCCGTAAAGCGCGCCGTACAGGAGATACTCAATTCCAATGGTACTGTAAAGGTAGAAGAGCTGTCGGATAGCATAGGGGTCAACCGCAAAACGCTGCTGAGGCTGTTCAAAAAACACCTGTGCTGCTCGGTGGAAGAATACAAAAAAATGGTAATGTTCCGCAATGCGCTCAACTATTCGCAGCAGGCGGGCGATGATACCACACTTACCGATGTTGCACTTTACAACTACTACTACGACCAGGCGCATTACATCAAGCACTTCAAATCGGTAACAATGCATTCGCCAAAAACGCTGCTGTCAAAGCTCACACACCTTGGCAATCAAGATGTGTACTGGAATTTTGAAGAATAG
- a CDS encoding efflux RND transporter periplasmic adaptor subunit gives MKVKYIVYTLLILGIGALVYYRISENNAKKAEASGGGGKGGKKPPMVVNGIVTAPEDFSSTISLSGSIEANEQIELRTEVSGIAEKIYFEEGTKVSKGQVLVKINDIELRAQAGAAMTKQRLAAENERRAKLLLQKEAISQEEYDIASADFKTAQAQTQLINAQIAKTSIRAPFSGVVGLRSISPGTYVTPETLIARLVNSSQIKITFSIPEKYASQIKVNSKVTFTVAGTNEVFNATIYALEPAVEEATRTLNVRALAQNPNGKLIPGTFANVALPLEKIEGAFIIPTESIVPVQGGKKVFITEKGKAKEVMVKTATRTDKDIVVLSGLKAGDTVLTTGVIALKKDTPVKVKVTPKAKS, from the coding sequence ATGAAGGTTAAATATATTGTCTATACACTTCTCATACTGGGCATTGGAGCCCTCGTTTACTACAGGATATCAGAAAATAATGCAAAAAAAGCCGAAGCTTCGGGCGGAGGCGGAAAAGGAGGTAAAAAACCGCCAATGGTTGTAAATGGCATAGTTACCGCTCCGGAAGATTTTTCAAGCACGATTTCCCTTTCCGGCTCAATTGAAGCCAATGAGCAAATTGAGCTCCGTACAGAGGTGTCCGGAATTGCGGAAAAAATATATTTTGAAGAAGGTACCAAAGTCTCAAAAGGGCAGGTGCTCGTAAAAATAAATGATATTGAGCTTAGGGCACAGGCCGGTGCTGCAATGACAAAACAGAGGCTCGCAGCCGAGAACGAAAGGCGTGCCAAATTGCTTTTGCAAAAGGAAGCTATCAGCCAGGAGGAATATGACATCGCGAGCGCTGATTTTAAGACAGCACAGGCACAGACCCAGCTCATAAATGCACAGATAGCCAAGACATCCATAAGGGCGCCATTTTCCGGCGTAGTGGGGTTAAGGAGTATTTCACCAGGTACCTATGTAACGCCGGAAACGCTTATCGCCCGCCTGGTAAACAGCAGCCAGATAAAGATCACGTTCTCAATCCCCGAGAAATACGCTTCCCAGATAAAAGTTAATTCTAAAGTAACCTTTACGGTTGCAGGCACCAATGAAGTTTTCAATGCCACGATCTACGCGCTGGAGCCCGCCGTGGAGGAAGCCACCCGCACACTGAATGTAAGGGCGCTTGCCCAAAACCCTAACGGGAAGCTTATACCGGGCACATTTGCCAACGTGGCGCTGCCACTCGAAAAAATAGAAGGTGCGTTCATAATCCCTACCGAATCGATAGTACCGGTACAGGGGGGCAAGAAGGTCTTTATAACCGAAAAGGGCAAAGCCAAAGAAGTGATGGTAAAGACCGCGACCCGTACCGATAAGGATATCGTGGTGCTCTCAGGGCTTAAAGCGGGCGACACCGTGCTTACTACAGGCGTAATTGCACTCAAGAAGGATACCCCGGTAAAAGTGAAGGTAACCCCTAAAGCCAAATCATGA
- a CDS encoding efflux RND transporter permease subunit: MSLSTLSIKRPVLTIVMNIAIILFGIIGYTFLGVREFPSIDPAQISVRTSYAGANSDIIESQITEPLEKAINAIDGIRNITSSSNQGSSNITIEFELEKNLEEAANDVRDKVSQAVRSLPQDIDAPPVVSKADADSEPIITMTVLSATRDPLELSDYAENVIAERLQTIPGVSSVQIWGQKKYAMRLWIDPVKLNSYGVTVSDVRTALSSQNVELPSGKLTGANTELTVKTLGNLATPEEFNNIIVKSEGEKIVKLSDVGRAELGPENLETKMTDNGQQVVGLAIIPQPGTNYIDISDAFYEQYEQMKKELPDDLKLNVVIDNTIFIKKSVLEVAETLGISIILVTLIIYLFFRDWAIALRPLLDIPVSLIATFFIMYIAGFSINVLTLLAIVLATGLVVDDGIVVTENIFKKVEEGMSPIEAAMKGANEIFFAVISISITLAAVFLPVIFLEGFVGRLFREFGVVIAAAVLVSAFVSLTLTPMLNAYLIKGGVHKKSKFYDYTEKYFVKMNASYAGALKGFMKRKWVSFPILVVCIGLIALFYSTIQKETAPYDDRSFVGMNITAPEGASYDYMDRFMQEIEKLINDSVPEKKASLVITSPGFGSASVNSGRVRVALVEPDERERSQKEIAADLTKWTKRYSEARTSVSEQPTIAVNRRGGFPIQYIIQAPNFEKLREKIPEFMDEVSKDPTFAMTDVNLKFNKPEINVSIDREKAQSLGVSLLDVAQTLQLSLSGQRFGYFMMNGKQYQVMGQFDKQDREAPLDLTSMFVKNDKGELIQLDNIVSVAEQSSPPQLYHNNRYMSATVSAGLTPGMSISDGIDAMERAKEKVLDDTFTTDLGGESRDFVESSSNTLFAFGLALLLIYLILAGQFESFIDPFIIILTVPMAVAGALLSLWLFGQTWNIFSQIGTIMLIGLVTKNGILIVEFANQLREEGKDKYEAIMEAAESRLRPILMTSLAIALGALPIALSLGAASTSRIGMGVVIVGGTIFSLVLTLFIIPAIYFMWSRPRKHRPEFDNIEE; the protein is encoded by the coding sequence ATGAGCCTATCCACACTAAGCATAAAACGGCCCGTACTGACCATTGTGATGAATATAGCTATCATCCTGTTCGGGATCATTGGCTATACTTTTCTGGGCGTAAGGGAATTCCCGTCCATCGATCCTGCGCAGATATCGGTGCGTACCAGCTATGCGGGTGCCAATTCCGACATCATCGAGTCGCAGATCACAGAGCCTTTGGAAAAAGCCATTAATGCCATTGACGGTATCCGTAATATAACGTCGTCGAGTAACCAGGGTTCGAGTAACATTACCATAGAATTCGAACTTGAAAAAAATCTTGAGGAAGCCGCCAACGATGTTCGTGACAAGGTATCGCAGGCCGTGCGCAGCCTCCCACAGGATATCGATGCGCCGCCCGTAGTATCTAAAGCCGATGCCGATTCGGAGCCGATCATCACCATGACGGTGCTTAGCGCAACAAGAGATCCGCTGGAACTTAGCGATTATGCAGAGAATGTCATCGCCGAAAGGCTGCAGACAATCCCAGGTGTGAGCAGCGTACAGATATGGGGACAGAAAAAATATGCCATGAGGCTGTGGATCGACCCGGTAAAGCTGAATTCCTATGGCGTTACAGTGTCTGATGTACGCACCGCCCTCAGCAGCCAGAATGTAGAGCTTCCGTCGGGTAAACTGACCGGCGCCAATACAGAACTGACCGTTAAAACGCTGGGTAACCTGGCTACACCGGAAGAGTTCAATAACATCATCGTAAAGTCGGAAGGTGAGAAGATCGTAAAGTTAAGCGATGTAGGAAGGGCGGAACTTGGCCCTGAAAACCTCGAAACAAAAATGACCGACAATGGCCAGCAGGTAGTGGGGCTGGCTATTATTCCGCAGCCGGGTACCAATTACATCGACATTTCAGATGCTTTCTATGAGCAGTATGAGCAGATGAAGAAAGAGCTCCCGGACGACCTGAAGCTCAATGTAGTTATCGATAACACGATATTTATTAAGAAATCCGTTCTCGAAGTTGCCGAAACGCTTGGTATCTCCATTATACTGGTAACGCTTATCATCTACCTTTTCTTCAGGGACTGGGCCATAGCGCTCCGCCCGCTACTTGACATACCAGTATCGCTCATCGCAACGTTCTTTATCATGTATATTGCCGGGTTTTCCATCAATGTACTTACACTGCTTGCCATCGTTCTTGCAACCGGGCTTGTAGTGGACGACGGTATCGTAGTGACCGAGAATATCTTTAAGAAGGTAGAGGAGGGCATGAGTCCCATAGAAGCTGCCATGAAAGGCGCTAACGAGATATTCTTTGCGGTAATTTCTATTTCCATAACGCTGGCTGCGGTGTTCCTTCCGGTGATCTTTCTTGAAGGCTTCGTGGGCAGGCTGTTCCGGGAATTCGGGGTCGTTATTGCGGCCGCCGTACTGGTTTCCGCTTTTGTATCGCTTACGCTTACGCCAATGCTAAACGCGTATTTGATAAAAGGCGGCGTTCACAAAAAGTCGAAGTTCTACGATTATACCGAGAAATATTTCGTAAAGATGAATGCATCGTATGCAGGTGCCCTTAAAGGCTTTATGAAAAGGAAATGGGTCAGCTTCCCCATATTAGTGGTATGTATCGGCCTGATAGCATTATTTTATTCCACTATACAAAAAGAGACCGCGCCGTATGACGACCGTAGTTTCGTGGGGATGAACATAACAGCACCGGAAGGAGCATCTTATGATTACATGGACCGCTTTATGCAGGAGATCGAAAAGCTCATCAACGATTCAGTTCCGGAAAAAAAAGCAAGCCTTGTCATAACGTCACCGGGTTTCGGATCAGCATCGGTAAACAGTGGGCGCGTACGTGTTGCACTTGTTGAGCCCGATGAAAGGGAGCGTTCTCAGAAAGAAATTGCAGCCGACCTTACCAAATGGACCAAGCGCTATTCTGAAGCGCGTACCTCAGTGTCCGAACAGCCAACGATCGCAGTAAACCGCAGGGGAGGCTTTCCGATACAATACATCATCCAGGCGCCAAACTTTGAAAAGCTTCGTGAAAAGATACCGGAATTCATGGATGAGGTGAGCAAGGACCCTACGTTTGCCATGACCGATGTGAACCTTAAATTCAATAAGCCTGAGATCAATGTGAGCATTGACCGCGAGAAAGCACAAAGTCTGGGCGTATCGCTTTTAGATGTGGCGCAGACACTGCAACTTTCGCTCAGCGGGCAGCGCTTCGGGTATTTTATGATGAATGGAAAGCAATACCAGGTAATGGGGCAGTTTGATAAACAGGACCGTGAAGCGCCGCTCGACCTGACGTCGATGTTTGTAAAAAACGATAAAGGCGAACTGATACAGCTCGATAATATTGTTTCGGTAGCAGAACAGAGCAGCCCGCCCCAACTGTACCATAACAACCGCTATATGTCGGCAACCGTTTCGGCGGGACTTACGCCGGGCATGAGTATCAGCGACGGTATCGATGCCATGGAACGCGCTAAAGAAAAAGTGCTTGACGATACCTTCACAACCGATCTTGGCGGTGAATCGCGTGACTTTGTGGAAAGTTCGAGTAATACACTGTTTGCTTTCGGGTTGGCACTATTGCTTATTTACCTGATATTGGCAGGCCAGTTTGAGAGCTTTATCGACCCGTTCATCATCATCCTTACCGTACCGATGGCCGTTGCAGGGGCGTTGCTGTCACTGTGGCTGTTTGGGCAGACGTGGAATATCTTCAGCCAGATAGGAACCATCATGCTTATCGGGTTGGTGACGAAGAACGGTATATTGATCGTAGAATTTGCCAACCAGCTACGCGAAGAGGGCAAAGATAAATATGAAGCCATCATGGAAGCAGCCGAATCCCGCCTTCGCCCGATATTGATGACCAGCCTTGCCATTGCACTGGGCGCGCTGCCTATTGCGCTGTCGCTTGGTGCGGCCTCTACCAGCCGTATCGGTATGGGTGTGGTAATTGTGGGCGGTACTATTTTTTCGTTGGTACTGACGCTGTTTATCATCCCTGCAATTTATTTTATGTGGTCGCGCCCAAGAAAGCACCGTCCCGAATTTGATAACATAGAAGAGTAA
- a CDS encoding TolC family protein, with product MRFFIYIVFCLSTLMCAAQEAAPIQPLYPVITAEQAVALALENNYDIKLAANDLKIDEQNVSLANAGLLPNLYGSFGQNNSLQNSRQVRTDGTVQEQNNARNNSMNYGVNLGWTIFDGFRMFARYDQLQELEKLGETELKFTVLTKVSDVLTTYYDLVQQQQTLKALDTAVVISKQRVTLADNRFTIGKAAKLEVLNAQVDLNTDKTNYLRQKELYENTKTYLNELMARDLTTQFRVVDTVAIDDKLKLVDLMSLAGSQNPQIQIALINKRVAELNLKQVKGDRYPQVAVTTGYVITSSESTLGFAKESSGRGLSYGISANINIFNGFLQKRRENIAKLQIDSSKIQIEQQTQSINSQLISAYQTYLTNLELVALEAKNVEIAEQNLDITMEKYRIGTITQLEVRTAQLNYVNALTRNNSAQYQAKISEVTLKELAGNIKF from the coding sequence ATGAGGTTTTTTATCTATATAGTATTTTGCTTAAGCACCCTAATGTGTGCGGCACAGGAAGCCGCTCCCATACAGCCCTTATACCCTGTAATTACCGCCGAACAAGCCGTAGCTTTAGCCCTTGAAAATAATTATGATATAAAGCTTGCCGCCAACGACCTGAAGATAGACGAGCAGAATGTAAGCCTTGCCAATGCGGGCCTGCTGCCCAACTTGTACGGAAGCTTTGGGCAGAACAACAGCCTGCAGAATTCCCGCCAGGTGCGTACTGATGGTACCGTGCAGGAACAGAACAATGCCCGTAACAACAGCATGAACTATGGCGTAAACCTTGGCTGGACTATTTTCGACGGCTTTAGGATGTTCGCGCGCTACGACCAATTGCAGGAACTTGAAAAGCTTGGCGAAACCGAACTGAAATTTACGGTGCTAACCAAAGTTAGCGATGTACTGACGACCTATTATGACCTTGTGCAGCAACAGCAAACCCTGAAAGCGCTGGATACTGCGGTAGTGATCTCCAAGCAACGGGTAACCCTGGCCGATAACCGCTTTACCATCGGAAAGGCCGCTAAGCTGGAGGTGCTAAATGCTCAGGTGGATCTTAATACTGATAAGACCAATTACCTCAGGCAGAAGGAACTGTACGAAAACACAAAAACCTACCTGAACGAGCTGATGGCGCGCGACCTTACGACACAATTCCGTGTGGTGGATACAGTCGCGATAGATGATAAGCTGAAGCTGGTCGACCTGATGTCATTGGCCGGAAGCCAGAACCCGCAGATACAGATAGCGCTGATTAATAAGCGTGTCGCCGAACTAAATTTGAAACAGGTGAAAGGAGACCGTTATCCGCAAGTCGCAGTGACAACGGGCTATGTCATTACCTCAAGCGAGTCCACTCTTGGGTTTGCAAAGGAGTCCAGCGGCAGGGGATTGAGCTACGGCATCTCTGCCAATATCAATATCTTCAACGGGTTCTTGCAGAAACGCCGCGAGAATATCGCAAAATTGCAGATCGACAGCAGCAAGATCCAGATCGAGCAGCAAACGCAGTCCATTAACTCGCAGCTTATTTCGGCCTACCAAACTTACCTTACCAACCTTGAACTGGTAGCGCTTGAAGCAAAAAATGTTGAGATTGCTGAACAAAACCTCGACATCACCATGGAGAAATACCGCATCGGTACCATCACCCAGCTTGAAGTGCGTACGGCGCAACTGAATTATGTAAATGCGCTTACGCGTAATAATTCAGCACAGTACCAGGCTAAGATATCTGAAGTTACCTTGAAGGAGCTGGCAGGAAATATTAAGTTTTAA
- the rpe gene encoding ribulose-phosphate 3-epimerase: protein MKNTLIAPSVLSADFGNLQRDIEMINNSEADWFHVDIMDGVFVPNISFGMPVLEAISRHAKKTVDVHLMIVNPDQYIKTFAQLGANNLTVHYEACTHLHRTLQAIRAEGMKAGVALNPHTNVALLEDIINDIDLVCMMSVNPGFGGQSFIERTYSKVKQLKEIITRNGASTLIEIDGGVSDKNAVQLVQAGADVLVAGNYVFRAENPVETISGLKKLTSL, encoded by the coding sequence ATGAAGAACACACTCATTGCACCATCGGTGCTTTCGGCAGATTTTGGCAACCTGCAACGCGACATCGAAATGATCAATAACAGCGAAGCAGACTGGTTTCACGTGGATATCATGGACGGCGTTTTCGTACCTAATATCTCTTTCGGGATGCCAGTACTGGAAGCCATTTCGCGCCATGCTAAAAAAACAGTCGATGTTCACCTGATGATCGTAAACCCCGACCAGTATATCAAAACCTTCGCACAGCTTGGCGCCAACAACCTTACCGTACATTATGAAGCCTGTACGCACCTGCACCGCACCCTACAGGCCATAAGGGCAGAAGGCATGAAAGCAGGCGTAGCATTGAACCCCCATACGAACGTAGCATTACTGGAAGACATCATCAACGATATCGACCTGGTGTGTATGATGAGCGTAAACCCCGGTTTCGGCGGGCAGTCGTTCATTGAAAGGACATACAGCAAAGTGAAGCAGCTAAAAGAAATTATTACACGAAATGGCGCTTCCACCCTGATTGAAATTGACGGCGGCGTGAGTGATAAGAATGCCGTGCAGTTGGTTCAGGCAGGCGCTGATGTACTCGTGGCCGGGAACTATGTATTCCGCGCTGAAAATCCTGTGGAGACCATTTCAGGCCTTAAGAAACTGACTTCTTTATAA
- a CDS encoding sigma-70 family RNA polymerase sigma factor, whose amino-acid sequence MRQLKITKQVTNRETASLDKYLQEIGKVDLITADEEVELAQRIKAGDQRALEKLTKANLRFVVSVAKQYQNQGLTLPDLINEGNLGLIKAAQRFDETRGFKFISYAVWWIRQSILQALAEQSRIVRLPLNKIGSINKINKMYALLEQSNERAPSAEEIAKELDMTVNDVKESMKNSGRHLSMDAPLVEGEDSNLYDVLRSGESPNPDRELIHESLRTEIERALETLTPREADVVRLYFGLGDQHPMTLEEIGETFDLTRERVRQIKEKAIRRLKHTSRSKILKTYLG is encoded by the coding sequence ATGAGACAATTAAAAATCACAAAGCAGGTAACCAACAGGGAAACTGCATCATTAGACAAGTACCTTCAGGAGATTGGAAAAGTGGATTTGATCACAGCGGATGAGGAGGTAGAGTTAGCACAACGAATAAAAGCCGGAGACCAGAGAGCACTTGAGAAATTAACAAAAGCGAACCTTCGTTTCGTGGTATCGGTTGCAAAACAGTACCAAAACCAGGGATTGACACTTCCCGATCTTATCAATGAAGGGAATTTAGGACTTATAAAAGCTGCACAGCGTTTTGACGAAACCCGTGGTTTCAAATTCATCTCGTATGCAGTATGGTGGATTCGCCAGTCGATACTTCAGGCACTTGCAGAACAGTCGCGTATTGTCCGCCTGCCTTTGAACAAGATTGGTTCCATCAACAAGATCAATAAGATGTATGCCCTGCTTGAGCAGAGCAATGAGCGTGCGCCATCGGCAGAAGAGATCGCGAAAGAGCTTGATATGACCGTGAACGACGTTAAGGAGAGTATGAAAAACTCAGGCCGCCACCTATCCATGGATGCGCCGCTTGTAGAAGGTGAAGACTCTAACCTTTATGACGTACTCCGTTCCGGCGAGTCGCCAAACCCTGACAGGGAGCTTATCCACGAATCACTTCGCACCGAGATTGAGCGTGCACTGGAAACATTAACGCCTCGTGAGGCCGATGTTGTAAGGCTGTATTTCGGTCTGGGCGACCAGCACCCGATGACACTTGAAGAAATAGGAGAGACTTTTGACCTTACACGTGAGCGTGTACGCCAGATTAAAGAAAAGGCTATCAGGAGGTTAAAGCATACTTCCCGCAGCAAGATCCTGAAAACCTATCTTGGATAA